CTACCTCGTCAAGCGGCTGCTGCTCATGATCCCGACGTTCCTCGGGATCACCCTGCTGGTGTTCGCGGTGCTGAACCTCGCGCCCGGCCGGCCCGGCGCGGCGCAGAAGGGCGCGGAGAGCGCGACCGACCCGGGCGCGGAGGCGACGGCCGAGTCGTATCGGATCTTCCGCGAGCAGTTCCACCTCGACAAGCCGGTGCTCCTCAACACGCTCTTCGCGCTCGACGAGGCGGAGGTGCGCGACGCGCTCGAGGTCGTGATCGGCCGCGCGTCGCGCGACGCGGCGGAGCGCGTCGCCGCGAGCGAGCGCCTCGACGACTACGGGCGGTACGCCGTTCCGCACCTCGTGGCCGTGCTCGCCGAGGCCGACCGCGCGGGCGACGCGCGGATGCGCGACGCGGCGGTGGCCTTCCTGCGCCGCGCGGCGCCGCGGCCGCTCGTGGATCCGTTCGACCCGCACCCGCCCGAGCGCGTGCGCGAGCGCAACCGCGAGATCGACGCGGAGAACGCGTACCTGCGGAGCCTGCGCTACGACGCGGGCGCGCCCGAGGCGGAGGCGAGTCGCATCGCCGGGCTGTGGCAGCAGTGGTACGGCGACCACGCCGAGCGCTGGCGCACCTCGACCGGCGAGCGCCTGCGCATCCTCCTCCTCGACACGCGCTTCGCCGCCTACTGTCGCAACCTCGCGCGCCTCGACTTCGGCGTCTCGCTCGTCACGAAGGAGCCCGTGCTCGCGACGCTCGTCGCGAAGCTCCCGTACTCGCTCACGCTCTCGGTCGGCTCGCTCCTGCTCGCGTACGCGATCGCCATCCCG
This genomic interval from Myxococcota bacterium contains the following:
- a CDS encoding ABC transporter permease, whose product is MKAYLVKRLLLMIPTFLGITLLVFAVLNLAPGRPGAAQKGAESATDPGAEATAESYRIFREQFHLDKPVLLNTLFALDEAEVRDALEVVIGRASRDAAERVAASERLDDYGRYAVPHLVAVLAEADRAGDARMRDAAVAFLRRAAPRPLVDPFDPHPPERVRERNREIDAENAYLRSLRYDAGAPEAEASRIAGLWQQWYGDHAERWRTSTGERLRILLLDTRFAAYCRNLARLDFGVSLVTKEPVLATLVAKLPYSLTLSVGSLLLAYAIAIPLGILSAVSKDSPLDRATTVVLFMLYSLPSFFVATLLLALLSTASQYEWLRLFPTGGFRSRDYMELTSLGQLRDVAHHMVLPMFCATYGSLASLSRYMRTGLLDVIRSDYVRTARAKGLPEIVVIGRHAVRNGLLPILTLLAGLLPAALGGAVIIEYIFGIPGMGLWIVDSIFARDYNAIMVVQLFSTLLVLVGILLTDLSYALVDPRIRFE